The following proteins are encoded in a genomic region of Helicobacter macacae MIT 99-5501:
- the gap gene encoding type I glyceraldehyde-3-phosphate dehydrogenase — protein sequence MKKVAINGTGRIGLCTARIIGARDDVELVGLNTTADIDTLLHLLKYDSIHRRYDAEKIDENHLRIGKSKRVRILSDRDPKNVDFSSLGAQGVIECTGKFNSLEKSSVHLRDNIKRVIISAPAESTPTFVYGVNHTDYKGEEVISNASCTTNALAPIAKVLHKKFGIESALMTTVHSYTNDQNVLDVKHKDIRRARACALNIIPTSSGAAKAVGLVIPELVGKFNGFAVRVPTPDVSLVDLSANLCVEVSAEEINQAFRHAQTCVMKDIIYVDEEKCVSSDFIGSPYSAIIVPDKTLAIGKSVKVLAWYDNEMGYSTRLVDMSVWALSH from the coding sequence ATGAAAAAAGTAGCCATAAATGGCACGGGCAGAATCGGGCTTTGCACAGCGCGTATCATAGGGGCGCGTGATGATGTCGAGCTAGTGGGGCTAAACACCACCGCAGATATTGACACACTCTTGCATTTGCTGAAGTATGATTCTATTCATCGCAGATACGATGCTGAAAAAATCGATGAAAATCATCTACGAATCGGCAAATCAAAAAGGGTAAGAATCCTAAGTGATAGAGACCCTAAAAATGTCGATTTTTCCTCACTAGGAGCGCAGGGTGTGATAGAGTGCACAGGCAAGTTTAACTCGCTTGAAAAGTCAAGCGTGCATTTGCGAGATAACATAAAGCGCGTAATCATCTCTGCCCCTGCAGAATCGACACCTACTTTTGTCTATGGAGTAAATCACACAGATTATAAAGGAGAGGAAGTCATCTCAAATGCTTCTTGCACGACAAACGCGCTAGCCCCCATAGCAAAGGTGCTACACAAAAAGTTTGGCATAGAATCCGCGCTAATGACAACCGTGCATAGCTATACAAATGACCAAAATGTGCTTGATGTCAAGCACAAAGACATTCGCCGTGCGCGTGCGTGTGCACTAAATATTATCCCCACTAGCTCGGGTGCTGCTAAAGCTGTGGGGCTAGTTATACCCGAGTTAGTGGGCAAGTTCAATGGATTTGCCGTGCGCGTGCCTACGCCTGATGTGAGTTTGGTGGATTTGAGTGCAAATCTATGTGTGGAAGTGAGTGCAGAGGAGATAAATCAAGCCTTTAGACACGCTCAAACTTGCGTGATGAAAGACATAATCTATGTCGATGAGGAAAAATGTGTCTCAAGCGATTTTATCGGCTCGCCATATAGCGCGATAATCGTGCCTGATAAAACGCTAGCAATAGGCAAGAGTGTGAAAGTGCTTGCGTGGTATGACAATGAAATGGGGTATTCTACGCGGCTTGTGGATATGTCCGTGTGGGCATTGTCGCACTAG
- a CDS encoding hypothetical protein (catalyzes the formation of D-fructose 6-phosphate from D-glucose 6-phosphate) → MLSFGYDFYDSLSSCYTCGDEIFAKVQREREKGVSGYYALPFENRACEDLAGFVSKNEELLTHIENLVLIGVGGSSLGAKAIHHLLRYTPLSSQNPQSQAQSTNQPTSAKSQTKSTNQEKNRKATSHKKAPKIYFLEHTDALSIPHILSKIMLDSTLFIAISKSGGTIETSSLLKYVISRFSLLDSSEGKSHLLCITDEGSALQSFAKKEGVECISIAPSVGGRFSVLSAVGLLPLGLLGYDIAQILRGAREFMERFFARKEEHILAKASFLAKNYECYPITTLFSYSSIFREFNAWFVQLWGESLGKIDKDGKRVGLSPVGLIGSIDQHSFLQLIIEGRTDKTVTFLSIAPSALPSSPKIPLLSLHSLESSDFVNGVGFAELLDRQRLATFQSLENLQYDSLGAESNIKSSKEQASVKSKEILSKIPLDSIVLNELSERSVGALIAYFELLTSAVGCALDIDTYNQPGVELGKVLLKKGFSK, encoded by the coding sequence ATGCTAAGTTTTGGATATGATTTCTATGATTCTCTCTCTTCTTGCTACACTTGTGGCGATGAGATTTTTGCCAAAGTGCAGCGCGAGCGCGAAAAGGGCGTAAGCGGGTATTATGCACTACCTTTTGAGAATCGTGCTTGTGAGGACTTGGCAGGGTTTGTCTCAAAAAATGAGGAGCTACTTACCCACATAGAAAATCTCGTCCTTATCGGTGTGGGCGGAAGCTCACTTGGAGCAAAGGCGATTCATCATCTACTACGATACACACCTCTCTCAAGCCAAAATCCACAAAGTCAAGCGCAATCCACAAATCAACCTACAAGTGCGAAATCTCAAACAAAATCTACAAATCAAGAAAAAAATAGAAAAGCTACATCTCACAAAAAAGCCCCAAAAATCTATTTTTTGGAGCATACAGACGCGCTTAGTATCCCTCATATTCTCTCAAAAATTATGCTAGATTCTACGCTGTTTATTGCGATTTCTAAGTCTGGTGGGACGATTGAAACTTCTAGCTTGCTAAAGTATGTCATTTCTAGATTTTCCTTGCTAGATTCTAGTGAGGGCAAATCTCACTTGCTTTGCATAACCGATGAGGGCTCTGCATTGCAGAGTTTTGCCAAAAAAGAGGGGGTAGAGTGCATAAGCATAGCACCTAGCGTGGGGGGGAGATTTTCTGTGCTTAGTGCGGTGGGGCTTCTCCCGCTTGGACTTTTGGGCTATGACATAGCACAGATATTGCGCGGAGCTAGGGAGTTTATGGAGAGATTTTTTGCGCGAAAAGAGGAGCATATCTTGGCAAAAGCGTCTTTTTTGGCAAAGAACTATGAGTGCTATCCCATCACTACGCTTTTTTCTTACTCAAGCATTTTTAGGGAATTTAACGCGTGGTTTGTGCAGCTGTGGGGGGAGAGTCTAGGCAAAATAGACAAAGATGGCAAGCGCGTAGGGCTAAGTCCTGTGGGGCTTATAGGGAGTATAGACCAGCACTCATTTTTACAGCTTATCATCGAGGGTAGGACGGATAAAACCGTAACATTTCTTTCCATAGCTCCTAGTGCCTTGCCAAGTAGCCCTAAGATTCCGCTTCTTAGTTTGCATTCTTTAGAATCTAGCGATTTTGTAAATGGCGTTGGGTTTGCAGAACTGCTTGATAGGCAGAGATTAGCCACTTTTCAATCGCTTGAGAATCTGCAATATGATAGTCTTGGGGCAGAATCTAATATAAAATCTAGCAAGGAGCAAGCTAGCGTGAAATCTAAAGAGATTTTGTCAAAAATCCCGCTAGATTCTATCGTGCTAAATGAATTAAGCGAGCGTAGCGTAGGCGCGCTAATCGCGTATTTTGAGCTACTTACTTCAGCAGTGGGGTGCGCTCTAGATATAGACACTTACAATCAGCCCGGTGTAGAGCTTGGCAAGGTTTTGCTAAAAAAGGGCTTTTCCAAATAA